The proteins below are encoded in one region of Shewanella algae:
- the prlC gene encoding oligopeptidase A: MTNPLLTAQELPPFSSIKAEHIQPAVEQAIAKCRDKIEAVLAAGGPYTWENLVAPLEQVDDELSQIWSPISHMNSVLSNEEWRAAHDACLPLLSEYSTFVGQHQGLYQAYKELKASAEFALLSQAQQTVIEHSLRDFELSGIGLNDEQKARYGEIVKRLSELSSTYSNQLLDATHAWSKLVTDEAELAGLPESAIAAAKAMAEAKGQQGWLFTLDFPSYLPVMTYSDNRSLREECYRAFVTRASDQGPNAGEFDNGPLMDEILSLRHELAQLLGFDTYADKSLATKMAQSPEQVIAFLNELALRSKSQAKAELAELKEFAKEHYGVTELAAWDLGYYGEKLKQHKYEISQEELRPFFPEDKVLSGLFYTIKRLFGMDVKEQQDFDKWHKDVRFFHILDAEGEHRGSFYLDLYAREGKRGGAWMNDCRTRRMTATGLQKPVAYLTCNFNRPVGDKPALFTHDEVTTLFHEFGHGIHHMLTRIDVGGVSGINGVPWDAVELPSQFMENWCWAEEALAEISGHYQTGEPLPKAMLDKMLAAKNFQSGMMMLRQLEFSLFDFRLHQEFDPAKGAHIQQMLDEVRRQVAVVTPPEFNRFQNGFAHIFAGGYAAGYYSYKWAEVLSADAFSRFEEEGIFNESTGRDFLHNILEMGGSEEPMVLFTRFRGREPSIDALLRHSGIQS, from the coding sequence ATGACCAATCCGCTGCTGACAGCACAGGAGCTGCCGCCCTTTTCCAGTATCAAGGCCGAGCACATTCAACCGGCGGTCGAACAGGCCATAGCCAAATGCCGCGATAAGATAGAAGCCGTGCTGGCCGCCGGAGGCCCCTACACTTGGGAGAACCTGGTGGCCCCTCTGGAGCAGGTGGACGATGAGTTGAGCCAGATCTGGTCGCCGATTTCCCATATGAATTCTGTACTCAGCAATGAAGAGTGGCGCGCCGCGCACGATGCCTGCCTACCATTGTTGTCTGAGTACAGCACCTTTGTCGGCCAACATCAGGGCCTGTATCAGGCCTATAAAGAGCTCAAGGCATCGGCGGAATTTGCCCTGCTCAGCCAGGCACAACAGACTGTGATAGAACATAGCCTGAGAGACTTCGAACTGTCGGGAATAGGCCTCAATGATGAACAAAAAGCTCGCTATGGAGAGATTGTAAAGCGCCTGTCCGAACTCAGCAGCACCTATTCCAACCAACTGCTGGATGCCACACATGCCTGGAGCAAGCTGGTTACCGATGAAGCCGAATTGGCCGGTCTGCCAGAGTCTGCCATTGCCGCCGCCAAGGCGATGGCCGAGGCCAAAGGACAGCAAGGTTGGCTATTCACCCTGGATTTTCCATCCTATCTGCCGGTCATGACCTACAGCGACAACCGCAGTCTGCGTGAAGAGTGCTACCGCGCCTTTGTTACCCGCGCTTCGGATCAAGGCCCCAATGCCGGCGAGTTCGACAATGGCCCGCTGATGGACGAGATCCTGAGCCTGCGCCATGAGTTGGCACAGTTACTGGGCTTTGATACCTATGCCGATAAGTCCCTGGCCACCAAGATGGCGCAATCGCCCGAGCAGGTTATCGCCTTCCTCAATGAGCTGGCACTGCGCTCCAAATCTCAGGCCAAGGCCGAGCTGGCCGAACTCAAGGAGTTTGCCAAGGAGCATTATGGTGTAACCGAGTTGGCGGCCTGGGATCTGGGTTACTACGGCGAAAAGCTCAAGCAACACAAGTATGAGATATCTCAGGAAGAGCTACGTCCCTTCTTCCCCGAAGACAAGGTGCTCAGCGGCCTGTTCTACACCATCAAACGCTTGTTCGGTATGGATGTCAAAGAGCAGCAGGATTTCGACAAGTGGCATAAAGATGTGCGCTTTTTCCATATCCTGGATGCCGAGGGCGAACACAGAGGCAGCTTCTATCTGGACCTCTATGCCCGTGAAGGCAAGCGGGGCGGCGCCTGGATGAATGATTGCCGAACCCGGCGGATGACGGCAACTGGCCTGCAAAAGCCGGTAGCCTACCTCACCTGTAACTTCAATCGCCCTGTGGGTGACAAGCCGGCGCTGTTTACCCATGACGAAGTCACTACCCTGTTCCACGAATTTGGTCATGGTATTCACCATATGCTGACCCGCATCGATGTCGGCGGGGTTTCCGGCATCAACGGCGTACCTTGGGATGCCGTGGAGCTGCCAAGCCAGTTTATGGAGAACTGGTGCTGGGCCGAAGAGGCGCTGGCGGAGATCTCCGGCCATTATCAGACCGGGGAGCCGCTGCCCAAGGCGATGCTGGACAAGATGCTGGCCGCCAAGAACTTCCAGTCCGGCATGATGATGCTGCGGCAACTGGAGTTTTCTCTGTTCGACTTCCGCCTGCATCAGGAGTTTGATCCGGCCAAGGGCGCCCATATTCAACAGATGTTGGATGAGGTTCGACGCCAGGTGGCAGTGGTCACACCGCCTGAATTCAACCGCTTCCAGAACGGTTTCGCCCATATCTTTGCCGGAGGTTATGCCGCCGGCTACTACAGCTACAAGTGGGCCGAGGTGTTGTCTGCCGATGCCTTCTCACGCTTCGAGGAGGAAGGTATTTTCAACGAGAGCACAGGACGCGACTTCCTGCACAACATACTTGAGATGGGCGGCAGTGAAGAGCCTATGGTGCTATTTACCCGCTTCCGTGGCCGCGAGCCCAGCATAGACGCACTGCTGCGTCACTCAGGGATCCAATCCTGA
- a CDS encoding thioesterase family protein yields the protein MNLYFRLFWLLLWRVRRANDIGFLGTSRIRYRALPSDCDINLHLTNSRYPAFMDLARTYMMAEMGLLKRFLKLKWMPIVNAAEFTYVRDIRPLQQFEIASRVVGWDEKYFYIEQRFLSDRGLHAIVHVRGLFVCKRKPVPTENLLTEAGFDETTPELPAEIIKWKSFLDLKKARNS from the coding sequence ATGAACCTCTACTTTCGCCTGTTTTGGCTGCTGCTCTGGCGAGTGCGCCGGGCAAACGATATCGGTTTTCTCGGCACCAGCCGCATCCGTTATCGGGCTTTACCGAGTGACTGTGACATCAACCTACACCTGACCAACTCCCGCTACCCGGCATTTATGGATCTGGCCCGCACTTATATGATGGCCGAAATGGGCTTGCTGAAGCGCTTTCTAAAACTGAAATGGATGCCGATAGTCAATGCTGCCGAGTTCACCTATGTAAGGGATATCAGGCCATTACAGCAGTTTGAAATTGCTTCTCGCGTGGTTGGCTGGGATGAAAAGTATTTCTACATAGAGCAACGTTTCCTGTCGGACAGAGGCCTGCATGCCATAGTGCATGTCAGAGGTTTGTTCGTCTGCAAACGCAAGCCGGTACCCACGGAAAACCTGTTGACGGAAGCCGGGTTCGATGAAACCACGCCCGAGTTACCGGCAGAGATCATCAAGTGGAAGTCGTTCCTGGATCTCAAAAAGGCCCGTAACAGCTGA
- a CDS encoding glutathione S-transferase family protein — translation MELYYHPLSRYSQKVLLALYEKQANFFPRVTDLQDPLERQHYLHFYPSGKLPLLVCQDGSLLPESSIIIEYLDNKMDAGTRLLPKEPELNLQVRLYDRIADNDLNNSLYQLEQQYSLPEEQQLPLVQRQIENRLRLCLRALDLRLVEHHWLCGDGFTLADCALIPCLGYLQRSFNLLDYQHLGRYWLQAQLRGSWMLVQDEVTLAQEEASSGLRPIP, via the coding sequence ATGGAGCTTTACTACCATCCATTGTCGCGTTATTCGCAAAAGGTGCTGCTGGCACTTTATGAAAAGCAGGCAAACTTCTTTCCCCGGGTAACAGATCTGCAGGATCCATTGGAGCGCCAACACTATCTGCATTTCTATCCATCCGGTAAGCTGCCACTCTTGGTGTGTCAGGACGGCAGCCTGTTGCCTGAATCCAGCATTATCATAGAGTATCTGGACAATAAAATGGACGCCGGCACCCGGCTGTTGCCCAAGGAGCCCGAGCTCAATCTGCAAGTGCGTCTCTATGACAGAATTGCCGATAACGACCTCAACAACAGTCTCTATCAGCTGGAGCAGCAATATAGCTTACCGGAAGAGCAGCAACTTCCACTGGTGCAGCGTCAAATTGAAAACCGTCTCAGACTTTGCCTGCGGGCGTTGGACTTACGCCTGGTTGAGCATCATTGGCTTTGCGGAGATGGGTTCACTTTGGCCGATTGTGCCTTAATCCCTTGTCTTGGTTATCTGCAGCGCAGTTTCAACTTACTGGATTACCAGCATTTGGGGCGCTACTGGCTGCAGGCGCAATTGCGGGGTTCCTGGATGTTGGTGCAGGATGAAGTGACTCTGGCTCAGGAGGAGGCCAGCAGTGGGCTCAGGCCAATCCCCTGA
- a CDS encoding LysR family transcriptional regulator has translation MDAAQLYRMLVFATVVEQGSLTAAAEVLGISRSMVSQHLKKLEQRLGSRLLHRTTRKIGLSEDGQQFYHYCAELLQLAKQAEAVTRPSDQQLHGSLRITVPVGIGELSLLPLMGEFHQRFPHIRLTLLLEDNKLNLLEHKIDIAIQAGWPEDSEFKAIKLGDFEEYLVASPEYISRHGKPLHPDNLHHHQWLMHASSHLPRSCTLHNSQGEQFRIRVTPFISCNSTNAIAALAAQGLGIATLPDHLLQRQLDSGALERLLPDYHLREGGIYAIHPYREGMPPRVRVMLDFLKQKLGQTEGG, from the coding sequence ATGGATGCGGCACAACTCTATCGTATGTTGGTATTCGCCACTGTAGTGGAACAGGGATCGTTAACGGCGGCCGCAGAAGTGTTGGGGATCAGCCGCTCCATGGTGAGTCAACATTTGAAGAAACTGGAACAGCGTCTTGGCAGCCGTTTATTGCACAGAACCACGCGCAAGATAGGCTTGAGTGAAGACGGTCAGCAGTTCTATCACTATTGTGCCGAGTTGTTGCAGCTGGCCAAGCAAGCCGAAGCCGTGACTCGCCCCAGTGATCAACAGCTACATGGCAGTTTGCGGATCACGGTGCCGGTAGGGATAGGTGAGCTGTCACTGCTGCCCTTGATGGGGGAGTTTCACCAGCGCTTCCCCCATATCCGGCTGACACTGTTGCTGGAGGACAATAAGCTCAATCTGCTGGAGCATAAGATAGATATCGCCATTCAGGCCGGCTGGCCGGAAGACTCTGAATTCAAAGCGATAAAATTGGGCGACTTCGAAGAGTATCTGGTGGCTTCGCCCGAGTATATTAGTCGCCATGGCAAGCCGCTGCATCCGGATAACCTGCATCATCACCAATGGCTGATGCATGCATCGAGTCATTTGCCTCGCAGCTGTACTTTGCACAATAGTCAGGGCGAGCAGTTTCGTATTCGGGTTACTCCCTTTATCAGCTGCAACAGTACCAATGCCATCGCGGCTTTGGCTGCTCAGGGGCTTGGCATAGCCACCTTGCCGGATCATCTGTTGCAAAGGCAATTGGACTCGGGAGCACTGGAACGTCTGTTACCGGATTATCATCTGCGTGAGGGCGGTATCTATGCCATTCACCCTTACCGTGAGGGGATGCCACCCAGAGTCCGGGTCATGTTGGACTTTCTCAAGCAGAAGTTGGGTCAAACAGAGGGGGGATAA